From Streptomyces sp. NBC_00775, one genomic window encodes:
- a CDS encoding glycosyl hydrolase 53 family protein codes for MFHPRRTLRALLLPLVAGLALTALPAQTAQAASTLTNAGFETDGTGAAVPSGWSEYGDTGASYVEAGGHSGSYRLTQYSSAAYKVETYQYLSGLTNGNYKLTAWVRSGGGQNSAYLALKNCGGTEQRTDLPVSTSEWIHLVVPVSVTGNQCTISVYSDANAGNWINVDDLAFTSGTSSVAVKGADISSLAKSEALGGVYKTSSGTTGDAVAILKSSGMNYARLKVWVNPADGYNNKTRVLAMAKRIKAQGMKLLVDFHYSDTWADPGKQTKPAAWASHSYSQLKTDVYDHTYDVLNALKAQGTTADMVQIGNEINGGMLWSEGSTSNWSQLAGLLNSGYSAAKAVSSSTLVALHLANAGDDATVRWWFDNAATYGINYDVIGLSYYGYWHGSLGAAQTTLDDVAARYSKPVFIAETAYPFRLDSDDSLVNQIDTTGELVSGYPATTAGQTAWFRDVMNIVEAVPNGRGLGVFYWEATWTAVTGNGWDPTDATSGNGWENQALFGFDDKALPAMSVFSHR; via the coding sequence ATGTTCCATCCCAGACGCACACTCAGGGCCCTGCTGCTGCCGCTCGTGGCCGGACTCGCCCTCACCGCCCTCCCCGCGCAGACCGCGCAGGCGGCGAGCACGCTCACGAACGCCGGATTCGAGACCGACGGGACCGGCGCCGCCGTGCCCAGCGGCTGGTCGGAGTACGGCGACACCGGCGCCTCCTACGTGGAGGCCGGTGGCCACAGCGGGAGTTACCGGCTGACGCAGTACTCCTCCGCCGCGTACAAGGTGGAGACGTACCAGTACCTCTCCGGGCTGACCAACGGGAACTACAAGCTCACCGCCTGGGTGCGCTCGGGCGGCGGCCAGAACTCCGCCTACCTCGCGCTGAAGAACTGCGGTGGCACCGAGCAGCGCACCGACCTGCCCGTCTCCACCAGCGAGTGGATACACCTGGTTGTGCCCGTCTCCGTGACCGGCAACCAGTGCACGATCAGCGTCTACTCCGACGCGAACGCGGGCAACTGGATCAACGTCGACGACCTGGCGTTCACCTCGGGCACCAGCAGCGTGGCAGTCAAGGGCGCAGACATCTCCTCCCTCGCCAAGAGCGAGGCCCTCGGCGGCGTCTACAAGACCAGCTCCGGCACCACCGGTGACGCGGTCGCCATCCTCAAGTCGTCCGGCATGAACTACGCCCGCCTCAAGGTCTGGGTGAACCCGGCCGACGGCTACAACAACAAGACGCGCGTCCTCGCCATGGCCAAGCGCATCAAGGCCCAGGGCATGAAGCTGCTGGTCGACTTCCACTACTCGGACACCTGGGCCGACCCGGGCAAGCAGACCAAGCCGGCCGCCTGGGCGAGCCACTCCTACAGCCAGCTCAAGACGGACGTCTACGACCACACGTACGACGTGCTCAACGCCCTCAAGGCGCAGGGCACCACGGCCGACATGGTGCAGATCGGCAACGAGATCAACGGCGGCATGCTGTGGTCCGAGGGCTCGACCTCCAACTGGTCGCAGCTCGCCGGCCTGCTCAACTCCGGCTACAGCGCCGCGAAGGCGGTCTCCTCCAGCACCCTGGTCGCCCTGCACCTGGCCAACGCCGGAGACGACGCCACGGTCCGCTGGTGGTTCGACAACGCGGCCACCTACGGGATCAACTACGACGTGATCGGCCTGTCGTACTACGGCTACTGGCACGGCTCGCTCGGCGCCGCGCAGACCACCCTCGACGACGTCGCCGCCCGCTACAGCAAGCCGGTGTTCATCGCCGAGACGGCCTACCCCTTCCGTCTCGACAGCGACGACTCGCTCGTCAACCAGATCGACACGACCGGTGAACTGGTCAGCGGCTACCCGGCGACGACGGCCGGGCAGACCGCCTGGTTCCGCGACGTGATGAACATCGTGGAGGCCGTCCCGAACGGCCGCGGTCTCGGTGTCTTCTACTGGGAGGCCACCTGGACGGCGGTCACCGGCAACGGCTGGGACCCGACGGACGCCACGTCGGGCAACGGCTGGGAGAACCAGGCCCTGTTCGGCTTCGACGACAAGGCGCTTCCGGCCATGTCGGTGTTCAGTCACCGCTGA
- a CDS encoding winged helix-turn-helix domain-containing protein, with protein sequence MLRVPVSGQRLDILEWLRDPTAHFPPQRYGDLVEDGVSPAALAAKLGVSRAVARTHLDLLTGVGLLRAKKIRRRTFYRRDEYRIAEVSHFFEKGW encoded by the coding sequence ATGCTGAGGGTTCCCGTCAGTGGGCAACGCCTGGACATACTGGAGTGGCTGCGGGACCCCACCGCGCACTTCCCACCACAGCGCTACGGCGACCTCGTCGAGGACGGCGTCAGCCCGGCGGCCCTCGCCGCCAAACTCGGCGTGAGCCGTGCCGTGGCGCGCACCCATCTCGACCTGCTCACCGGGGTCGGTCTGCTGCGGGCCAAGAAGATCAGACGGCGGACCTTCTACCGCCGCGACGAGTACCGCATCGCTGAGGTCAGCCACTTCTTCGAGAAGGGCTGGTAG
- a CDS encoding beta-galactosidase, producing MPETTPRGLTRLAFGGDYNPEQWPESVWHEDVRLMREAGVTMVSVGIFSWALLEPAPGTYEFGWLDRLLDLLHENGIRADLGTPTVAPPAWFYREHPDALPVAADGTRYEFGSRGAICHSNTDYRAAAANITTRLATRYADHPALALWHVHNEYGVPVSACYCESCAAHFRRWLTRTYGTIDALNAAWGTAFWGQRYADFDQINPPRLTPTVGNPTQALDYKRFADETIRENFVAERDILHRLAPGIPVTTNFMTALSQCDSIDYWAWGREVDLVTNDHYLITDGRRTHVNLAMAADLTRSVAGGAPWLLLEHSTSGVNWQPRNPAKAPGQMARNSLGHVARGSDGAMFFQWRQSRRGAEKFHSSMLPHAGTDSRVWREVVELGASIDSLASIKDTRTVADVAVLWDWHSWWAQNLQWRPSEDHDPRERADAFYEALYDRHLTVDFAHPEADLSAYPLVVVPALYLMTEAAGNNLREYVENGGTLVVSYFSGIVDEHDAVHDGPYPGALRDVLGLTVEEFSPLLQGDLVRITGPDGSELTGDVWTEFVVPRGAETVWTYADGLTAGRPAVTRHRLGEGSAWYVSTRLAAQGLDALIGWAADDARIAPRADLPRDVEVVRRTGESGTYVFAINHTSSDAKVPLDAHGTELLTGERAAGRLAVPAGAVRVVRLDG from the coding sequence ATGCCGGAGACCACCCCCAGGGGCCTCACCAGGCTCGCCTTCGGTGGGGACTACAACCCCGAGCAGTGGCCGGAAAGCGTCTGGCACGAAGACGTCCGGCTGATGCGCGAGGCCGGTGTCACGATGGTGAGCGTCGGGATCTTCTCCTGGGCGCTGCTCGAACCGGCGCCGGGCACCTACGAGTTCGGCTGGCTCGACCGTCTGCTCGATCTGCTCCACGAGAACGGCATACGCGCGGACCTCGGTACGCCGACCGTGGCGCCGCCTGCCTGGTTCTACCGCGAACACCCCGACGCGCTGCCCGTCGCCGCCGACGGCACCCGCTACGAGTTCGGCTCACGCGGCGCCATCTGCCACAGCAACACCGACTACCGCGCCGCCGCCGCGAACATCACCACACGGCTCGCCACCCGGTACGCCGACCACCCCGCGCTCGCCCTGTGGCACGTCCACAACGAGTACGGTGTCCCCGTCTCGGCCTGCTACTGCGAGTCCTGCGCCGCGCACTTCCGCCGCTGGCTGACCCGGACATACGGGACGATCGACGCGCTCAACGCGGCCTGGGGCACCGCCTTCTGGGGCCAGCGCTACGCGGACTTCGACCAGATCAACCCGCCGCGCCTGACCCCGACCGTCGGCAATCCGACCCAGGCCCTCGACTACAAGCGGTTCGCCGACGAGACCATCCGCGAGAACTTCGTGGCCGAGCGGGACATCCTGCACCGCCTCGCGCCCGGCATCCCGGTCACCACCAACTTCATGACCGCCCTGAGCCAGTGCGACTCCATCGACTACTGGGCCTGGGGCCGCGAGGTCGACCTCGTCACCAACGACCACTACCTGATCACCGACGGCCGCCGCACCCATGTGAACCTCGCGATGGCCGCCGACCTCACCCGGTCGGTGGCCGGCGGCGCCCCCTGGCTGCTGCTCGAACACTCCACGTCGGGCGTCAACTGGCAGCCCCGCAACCCCGCCAAGGCCCCGGGCCAGATGGCGCGCAACTCCCTCGGGCATGTCGCGCGCGGCTCCGACGGCGCCATGTTCTTCCAGTGGCGGCAGTCCCGGCGCGGCGCCGAGAAGTTCCACTCCTCGATGCTGCCGCACGCGGGCACCGACTCCCGGGTGTGGCGCGAGGTCGTCGAACTCGGCGCGTCCATCGACTCGCTGGCCTCGATCAAGGACACCCGCACCGTCGCCGACGTCGCCGTGCTGTGGGACTGGCACTCCTGGTGGGCGCAGAACCTCCAGTGGCGCCCCAGCGAGGACCACGACCCCCGCGAGCGCGCCGACGCGTTCTACGAGGCCCTCTACGACCGCCACCTCACGGTCGACTTCGCCCACCCGGAAGCCGACTTGTCGGCGTATCCCCTTGTCGTCGTGCCCGCGCTGTATCTGATGACCGAGGCCGCAGGGAACAACCTCCGGGAGTACGTCGAGAACGGCGGCACCCTCGTCGTCTCGTACTTCTCCGGCATCGTCGACGAGCACGACGCCGTGCACGACGGCCCGTACCCGGGCGCCCTGCGCGACGTACTCGGACTGACCGTCGAGGAGTTCTCGCCGCTCCTCCAGGGCGACCTGGTCCGGATCACGGGTCCCGACGGCTCCGAGCTCACCGGCGACGTGTGGACCGAGTTCGTGGTCCCGCGCGGCGCCGAGACCGTCTGGACCTACGCCGACGGTCTGACCGCGGGCCGGCCGGCCGTCACCCGGCACCGCCTCGGCGAGGGCTCGGCCTGGTACGTGTCCACGCGTCTGGCCGCGCAGGGACTGGACGCCCTGATCGGCTGGGCCGCCGACGACGCGCGCATCGCGCCGCGCGCCGACCTGCCCCGCGATGTCGAAGTGGTGCGCCGCACCGGTGAGTCGGGAACCTACGTCTTCGCCATCAACCACACCTCGTCGGACGCCAAGGTGCCGCTGGACGCGCACGGCACCGAGCTGCTGACGGGCGAACGCGCCGCGGGCCGCCTCGCGGTCCCGGCGGGAGCCGTACGGGTCGTACGACTCGACGGCTGA